The Candidatus Tanganyikabacteria bacterium sequence AATCGCTCCTCCGTGGTGCGGTACACGGTTGCGATACTAGCACGGGCGCTTGCGGGTAGGCGGCAAGCGTATCCGAATCCCCTACGACGCCCCCAGGTAGTCCCGGTACAGGATCGACGTCAGCCGGCCGGCCTCGGCCTCGGACATGGTCCAGCGGAACTCCTCGGGTCCCCGCTCGCCCTGGACGCGGCAGACGCCCTCGAGGACCAGGTCAAGCAACTCGGACTGGGCGTCCTGGTCGTCGAGTTCGCGCGCCCGGAGGCGCTCGCGGATCTCCCCGAAGGCGTCGGAGCGCGAGATCTGGTACGCCAGGTCCCCGATGTCGGTGTCGTACGTGCGGGTGATCTGCATGCGGCTCACTTCTTCCTGCGCGGCGGCAGCTTGCGGGCCTGGCCCCGCCAGAACAGCGTTCCCCAGGTCGTGCGCTCGGGGTTGACCAGGTCGTGGTTGGGCTGCGTGTCCAGTTGCAGCGACAGGCGGGCCCCCCGGAAGTCCACGCCGATTTCCTTTCGCCCGGTGCGGTAGATGATCGCCCGCATGCCCTGGACCATGCGCCAGAGTTCTTCTTCGTTGCGCTTGATGCCGGTGAACTCGCGGAAGAAGCGGGCGATGATGGACAGCGCTATTTCGTCGCGCTTGTCGGACGGGAGTTCCACCTCGATTTTCTGGGAGACGATGCGCCCGTTCTCGGTGAAGACGCGGACGATCGTCTCGTAGTTGCCCACGCGGCCGCCGTAGAGCACGCCGGCGTGGCCGGGATCCGAGATCTGCTTGAACGAGCCGTGGGGCTGGCCGTGCTCGAGCCACTTCTCGAAGCCCGCCAGGGTGCCGTTCATCTCGGCGGGGGCGGGCGCGGCCAGCAGCGTGGCCCAGGCCGCCAGGGCGGCAGGCAGGAAGAGGCCGGTCCGGAACGCCATCGCGCTCACGGTAGCACGCGGCCGCGACCCCGGGAAAGCGCGGCCGTCACGCCCTGGCGGCCTTAGCGCCGTGCCAGGCCCTTGCGCCCCGGAGCGGCGGGAGGCCCTCCAGATCGCGGCCGGTCGGGCAGTGCTCCAGCACCGGGCAGCGGGAGCAGGCCGGCTTGCGCGCATGGCAGACTTCCCGCCCGTGCCAGATCAGCCAGTGGTGGGCGGGCGCCCACCGCTCCCGCGGGATGACGGTTTGCAGGTCGCGCTCGGTGCCTTCCGGATTCGGGCTGTCCGAGAGGCCGAGTCGGTGGGCGACCCGGAAGACGTGGGTGTCCACGGCGATCGCCGCCGTGTCGAACGCGTTGGCGAGCATCACGTTGGCGGTCTTGCGCCCCACTCCGGGCAGGGCCAGCAACTCGGCGAGCGAGCCGGGTACTTCCCCTTCGTGCCGGTCCTGAAGCAATCGGCTGGTCGCCACGATGTTGCGGGCCTTCGACGGGCCGAGGCCGCAAGCCCGGACGAGCGGTTCGAGTTCGTCGGGCTCCAGGCGAGCGAAGTCCGAAGGCGTACGGTATCTCCCGAAGAGTTCGGCGGTGACCTGGTTGACCCGCTTGTCGGTGCACTGCGCCGACAGGATGACGGCTACCAGCAGCTGGAACGTCGAACCGAACTCCAGGGCCGTGCGCGCCTCGGGATAGGTCCTGGCGAGGGCATCCAGGATGGCCCGGGCCCGCGCCCGCTTCGCGCTAGCGCTCTCCAACGAGGCTCCCCTGGCTGGCCTTGATCTTCCGGAGCAGCGTCGCCAGCGCGCGCTGCGTGGCGAAGTGCTTGATCTGCTCGCGAGCGTGCCTTCCCCAGCGGTACTCCCGGCTGGACAGGGCCCCGCCCGGCCCGGCGACGCAGATGTATACAAGGCCGACGTCCGACTCGGCGACCCCGGGGCTCGGGCCGGCCCAGCCCGTCGTGCCGATGCCCCATTCGGCGCCGAAGGCGTGGCGGGCGGCCTGCGCCATGGCCTCGGTCGTCTCCCGGCTGACCGCGCCGTGCGCGGCGATCAGCTCGCTGGGCACCCCCAGGTTCCGCACCTTTGCGTCGACGGAGTACGCCACGCAGCCCCCGCGGAAGTAGTCGGAGCTGCCGGGCACGTCGGTGATGCGGCTGGCCAGGAGCCCGCCGGTGGCGCTCTCGGCGACGGCCAGGGTCTGGCGGGCGGCTCGCAGGTGCGAGCCGACCACCGAGGGAAGGGTGTCGTCGTCGCGGCCGAAGAAAAAGCGCACCCCCCGCTCGATCAGGCCCGCTACGACGGGTGCGAGGAGCGCGTCGGCCTCCTCCGGACCCACGGCCTTGGCGGTCACCCGGAGGTGCACTTCCCCGGAGTTCGTGTATGGCGCCACCGTCGGGTTTTTCGCCGCAAACGCGTCCGACACGAGTTCGGCCAGTTCGGCCTCGGTGCAGCCGGCGTACTTGAGGAGCGTCGACCGGATCGTGGCGCCGGCGCGAGCGGCCAGGCGCGGCTCGGCCCAGGCTTGCCACATCGCCTCCAGTTCGGACGGCACGCCGGGAAACGCCATGAGGTCTGCCTCGCCGCGCCGGATGCACAGCCCGAACGCCGTGCCGGCGGGGTTGGGGATCAGCTCGGCCGACGGCGGAAACAGCGCCTGCTTGAGATCCAGCCGCGACATCGGCCGGCCGCGGCGGGAAAACATCTCCTCGATGTGCCGGGCCACGTCGGGCCGCTGTTCCAGCGTATCCCCCATCACCCGCGCCACGGCCTCGATGGTGATGTCGTCCGCGGTGGGCCC is a genomic window containing:
- the nth gene encoding endonuclease III encodes the protein MESASAKRARARAILDALARTYPEARTALEFGSTFQLLVAVILSAQCTDKRVNQVTAELFGRYRTPSDFARLEPDELEPLVRACGLGPSKARNIVATSRLLQDRHEGEVPGSLAELLALPGVGRKTANVMLANAFDTAAIAVDTHVFRVAHRLGLSDSPNPEGTERDLQTVIPRERWAPAHHWLIWHGREVCHARKPACSRCPVLEHCPTGRDLEGLPPLRGARAWHGAKAARA
- a CDS encoding competence/damage-inducible protein A → MLAEILSIGTELLIGQVVNTNATWLARRLALLGIDVHRVVTVGDNMARLCEAVEIALGRADLVVCTGGLGPTADDITIEAVARVMGDTLEQRPDVARHIEEMFSRRGRPMSRLDLKQALFPPSAELIPNPAGTAFGLCIRRGEADLMAFPGVPSELEAMWQAWAEPRLAARAGATIRSTLLKYAGCTEAELAELVSDAFAAKNPTVAPYTNSGEVHLRVTAKAVGPEEADALLAPVVAGLIERGVRFFFGRDDDTLPSVVGSHLRAARQTLAVAESATGGLLASRITDVPGSSDYFRGGCVAYSVDAKVRNLGVPSELIAAHGAVSRETTEAMAQAARHAFGAEWGIGTTGWAGPSPGVAESDVGLVYICVAGPGGALSSREYRWGRHAREQIKHFATQRALATLLRKIKASQGSLVGER